From Staphylococcus delphini, one genomic window encodes:
- a CDS encoding YonK family protein: protein MAKLTNTVSFKNAVIDLENDTITEVTKDTESTFKLSEIIARFEDKYVSFSIKEDTEVHGNE from the coding sequence ATGGCTAAACTTACAAATACAGTTTCATTCAAGAACGCAGTTATTGATTTAGAAAACGACACTATCACAGAAGTTACTAAAGATACAGAATCGACTTTCAAGTTATCAGAAATTATCGCTCGATTTGAAGATAAATATGTTTCATTCTCGATTAAAGAAGACACTGAAGTTCACGGGAATGAATAA
- a CDS encoding HU family DNA-binding protein, translated as MGVRLSKKLIIKELQEQCLDLGVKLSLDQTSKIITAFENTIEEAILAADSKEYDSFGFSFGQFKVIDVPQRSGHSSLFGKDWVTGAHKRVHLQFSAPLKRRLKEETLKPVE; from the coding sequence ATGGGAGTACGCTTATCAAAGAAATTAATTATTAAGGAATTACAAGAACAATGTTTAGATTTAGGAGTAAAACTAAGTTTAGACCAAACAAGTAAAATTATTACGGCTTTTGAAAATACGATTGAGGAAGCTATTTTAGCTGCGGACTCAAAAGAATATGATTCTTTCGGTTTTTCATTTGGACAATTTAAAGTTATTGATGTACCACAACGTTCAGGACATTCTAGTTTATTCGGTAAGGATTGGGTAACTGGAGCACATAAACGAGTACATTTACAGTTTTCAGCACCACTTAAACGTCGCTTAAAAGAAGAAACTTTAAAACCAGTTGAATAA
- a CDS encoding metallophosphoesterase family protein — MNMFRKDGESFAEYQYRLYENKESLGLSNQQIADFLNHENGTDYDESKYRKEYQIFKNVWESMFKKQHTASLPDEFLEELTKEQLKMNEKNRAITKMLQDQRREYRKLLDFSGRFEHIKDEIFSNISALPAIPTPPTFPTAERQEKELIVLMSDWHIGAEYDGRFGKYNVKIAKERVRYYLSEVLNEIKTHGHNKVHLAHLGDGIGGNIHISSRVAASEDAVQQLMILCELLTEFVSEVAKVVTDVSVYSVVGNHGRLIPQKDAVRSHEENFEKLIIWHLQARLANYKNITFHEDRDGLVEANVLGESVVFAHGDLDKIANGSDKLAQMLSYVPQWIFIGHVHHSFEKNFGITTVIVNPSGIGHDSYSASGRFGGRAGQKMVTFEKSKLGGINHSVKLINFN; from the coding sequence ATGAACATGTTTCGTAAGGACGGAGAATCATTTGCCGAATATCAGTACCGTTTGTACGAAAATAAAGAGAGTTTGGGGCTCAGTAATCAACAGATTGCTGATTTCCTGAACCACGAAAATGGTACTGATTATGACGAATCAAAGTACAGAAAAGAATATCAAATCTTCAAGAATGTTTGGGAATCAATGTTCAAGAAACAACACACAGCTTCCCTACCTGATGAATTTCTTGAGGAATTAACTAAAGAACAACTCAAGATGAATGAAAAGAATCGTGCTATCACAAAAATGTTGCAAGACCAACGACGAGAATATAGAAAGTTATTAGATTTCTCAGGAAGGTTTGAACACATTAAGGACGAGATTTTTAGCAATATTTCAGCTTTACCAGCAATACCAACACCCCCTACTTTTCCGACCGCTGAGAGACAAGAGAAAGAGCTAATTGTTCTCATGTCAGATTGGCATATTGGCGCAGAGTATGACGGTCGTTTTGGTAAATATAACGTTAAAATTGCGAAAGAGCGAGTCCGTTACTATCTTTCAGAAGTGCTGAATGAGATTAAGACACATGGACATAACAAAGTACATTTAGCGCATTTAGGAGACGGTATCGGTGGAAATATTCACATATCAAGCCGTGTAGCCGCTTCAGAAGATGCTGTACAACAATTAATGATTTTATGTGAGTTACTTACTGAGTTTGTATCTGAGGTTGCTAAAGTTGTAACAGATGTTTCAGTTTATTCAGTTGTTGGGAATCACGGAAGGTTAATCCCACAGAAAGACGCAGTTAGAAGTCATGAAGAGAACTTTGAAAAGTTAATAATTTGGCACCTTCAAGCTAGATTAGCAAACTATAAGAATATCACATTTCATGAGGACAGAGACGGATTAGTGGAAGCTAATGTTCTAGGAGAGAGTGTAGTGTTTGCACATGGTGATTTAGACAAGATTGCTAATGGCTCAGATAAATTAGCACAAATGTTATCATATGTTCCTCAATGGATTTTTATCGGTCATGTACACCATTCTTTTGAGAAAAATTTTGGTATCACGACTGTTATTGTTAATCCAAGCGGAATTGGGCATGACTCTTACAGTGCCTCAGGACGATTTGGTGGTCGTGCTGGGCAAAAGATGGTTACATTTGAGAAATCGAAACTTGGTGGTATTAATCATTCGGTTAAGCTAATTAACTTTAACTAA
- a CDS encoding Ig-like domain-containing protein codes for MKVGNKFQLPVTVTPEERVGDVKYSSSHEQYATVSPTGEVEAKAAGITTVTATLDGSSAKITISVEENADVSSDEEEDEVV; via the coding sequence TTGAAAGTTGGCAATAAATTCCAGCTTCCAGTTACAGTGACACCTGAAGAACGTGTTGGAGATGTTAAATACTCTTCTAGTCATGAGCAATATGCTACTGTCTCCCCTACTGGAGAAGTAGAAGCTAAAGCGGCTGGTATCACGACTGTTACAGCTACTTTAGATGGCTCTAGTGCTAAGATTACTATTAGTGTAGAAGAAAACGCTGACGTATCTTCAGATGAAGAAGAGGACGAAGTGGTTTAA
- a CDS encoding AAA family ATPase — MKKTFREFEEELTVTKELFYNEGSMYGAYGFKFADEINPEVKLHSTYKNFTIVGNTPALIEGNSYKVRFIEGFDERRNVDVYNFVEVKSDGLKDRKSQEEFLYQILTEKQARDILSSFPNENIIEDIINKKINLTTVHGIQEATAAKIIAKLLNYNEYSKAIVALSPLGAGIKSVIKLSEHFGSPEKVVQIVKNDVYKLTEVSGFGFKTVDQYALKQGVSPKDKRRIVAGALYVIEQIVGYGDTKIPIDKFEKDLCDILGIDEVDDKVFEEIINHNAIYYNEGFITLHTYRNEEKQIVGHLRRLRDGFIPNNIDETIVEKLEEEQGFKFNKEQREGIEKAITNGIFVLDGKAGSGKTSLLRAAVESIENNHAACSLSGKAANVLSMNGLNASTIHRLLKFEPTTGGFFHNELNPLPSAVYILDEASMVNNKLFLDLISAIPSGSPLIIVGDSGQLPAIGHGAVFDYLLSSTEFAHVTLKEVHRQAQDSGTLSAANMVREGKQIIKYNESGRKISGASNDFYENYYRDKSLILNDVLQTAQRYADNPEMRNEDFQVIVGLKEKGDYSVLNMNKHLQEIFNPASSGKEEIKGLKHTFRKGDRVIQQGNNYGVTIMSQSNFVMYSNKFIDREEAEHASAAVFNGTFGTILECVEGVGMLIKFEGIDEPVFYAKNENDNEIGVLDLGYAISVHRSQGSGFKTLLVIVTFNEFALLSRQFLYTALTRTIDKCLLFAESGAIVQAIKTDKGKSRKCFMGEFLK; from the coding sequence ATGAAAAAAACTTTTAGAGAGTTTGAAGAAGAATTAACAGTAACTAAGGAGCTGTTTTACAATGAGGGGAGCATGTATGGTGCATATGGTTTTAAATTCGCTGATGAGATTAATCCAGAAGTAAAATTGCATTCTACATATAAGAATTTTACAATCGTTGGAAATACACCGGCGTTAATTGAAGGTAATTCATATAAGGTGAGATTTATTGAAGGCTTTGATGAAAGAAGAAATGTTGACGTTTACAATTTTGTCGAAGTAAAGTCTGATGGTTTGAAAGACAGAAAGTCTCAAGAAGAATTCTTATATCAAATCTTAACTGAAAAGCAAGCGAGAGATATTTTATCATCTTTTCCAAACGAGAACATTATTGAGGATATTATTAATAAGAAAATCAACTTAACTACGGTTCATGGCATTCAAGAAGCAACCGCAGCAAAGATAATCGCAAAACTATTGAACTACAATGAATATAGCAAAGCGATTGTAGCGCTTTCTCCTTTAGGTGCCGGCATTAAAAGTGTCATCAAATTATCGGAACACTTTGGTAGTCCAGAGAAAGTCGTGCAGATTGTTAAAAACGACGTCTATAAATTAACTGAGGTATCTGGTTTTGGGTTCAAAACTGTAGACCAATATGCTTTAAAACAAGGTGTATCTCCTAAAGATAAACGACGTATTGTGGCAGGTGCATTGTACGTTATTGAGCAAATCGTTGGTTACGGAGACACAAAAATTCCAATCGATAAGTTTGAAAAAGATTTATGTGACATTTTGGGTATTGATGAGGTCGATGATAAAGTATTTGAAGAGATTATTAACCACAATGCTATTTACTATAACGAAGGATTTATTACTTTACATACATACAGAAATGAAGAAAAGCAAATTGTTGGTCACTTAAGAAGATTACGAGACGGTTTTATCCCTAATAATATTGATGAAACGATTGTAGAAAAGTTAGAAGAGGAACAAGGTTTTAAGTTCAACAAAGAACAACGAGAAGGAATTGAGAAAGCTATAACAAATGGGATTTTTGTCCTAGACGGTAAAGCGGGTTCGGGGAAAACAAGTTTACTAAGAGCCGCTGTTGAAAGTATCGAAAATAACCACGCTGCATGTAGCTTATCAGGTAAAGCGGCTAATGTACTTTCTATGAACGGATTAAATGCTAGTACAATTCACAGATTGCTAAAATTCGAACCTACAACTGGTGGCTTTTTTCATAATGAACTCAACCCGTTACCATCAGCTGTCTACATTTTAGATGAGGCATCTATGGTTAATAACAAACTATTTTTAGATTTAATCAGTGCAATTCCATCAGGTTCGCCACTCATTATTGTCGGTGATAGTGGACAATTACCAGCAATTGGACACGGTGCAGTATTTGATTATTTATTAAGTTCTACTGAGTTTGCTCACGTAACATTGAAAGAAGTTCATAGACAAGCGCAAGATTCAGGTACTTTGAGTGCTGCCAACATGGTTCGTGAAGGAAAACAAATTATTAAATATAACGAAAGTGGTAGAAAAATCTCGGGAGCTAGTAATGATTTCTATGAGAATTATTATCGAGATAAGTCTTTAATCTTGAATGACGTACTTCAAACAGCACAACGCTATGCTGATAATCCGGAAATGAGAAATGAAGATTTTCAAGTAATTGTCGGATTGAAAGAAAAGGGTGACTATTCAGTCCTAAATATGAATAAGCATTTACAAGAAATTTTTAACCCAGCTTCTAGTGGAAAAGAAGAGATTAAAGGTTTAAAGCATACGTTTAGAAAAGGTGACAGAGTTATTCAACAAGGTAACAACTATGGTGTAACAATTATGAGTCAATCTAATTTTGTAATGTATAGTAACAAGTTTATTGATAGAGAAGAAGCTGAACACGCTTCTGCTGCTGTGTTTAACGGCACATTTGGCACGATTTTAGAATGTGTAGAAGGCGTGGGTATGTTGATTAAGTTTGAAGGAATTGACGAGCCAGTGTTCTACGCTAAGAATGAAAATGATAATGAAATCGGTGTATTAGATTTAGGTTACGCTATTAGTGTGCATCGTTCTCAAGGGTCAGGTTTTAAAACACTGCTAGTCATTGTAACGTTTAACGAATTTGCATTATTGAGTAGACAATTTTTGTATACTGCTTTAACTCGAACAATTGATAAATGTTTATTGTTTGCTGAATCAGGAGCAATTGTACAAGCAATTAAGACAGACAAAGGTAAAAGCAGAAAATGTTTTATGGGTGAATTTTTGAAATAA
- a CDS encoding terminase large subunit domain-containing protein — MGFSVSNGTHRSQYHSKVNLFKLRRNHRKTESKSVSAMKNIAIWIAYYRENPHRFVLEFLNINLKPFQCVLLWAMIQHHYFVFIASRGIGKSFLSAVYCVTRCVLFPGTKIVVTAPTKSQGILILEKIENEILPNAPLLQREIAELKTGNQKPIIVFQNGSWIRVAASNDNARGYRANLLLVDEFVKVDPDIINSVFKKMLTSQREPLFLTKPEYKDYKREENMQMYLSSAWYKSHWGYTTTLNYTKHMLKKKSEDALRSFVCHVPYYTGVQEKLYSHESMKAEAQADGFTKMKFAMEMEARWWGESESAFFNFNKIDINRKITEAFYPREVTEHTNIVNPKKEPKEKRILSVDVARMGGNSNDASVFSLIRLVPKNKQYERQLVYMQDMEGEDFLTQAIRIRQLYDDFDCDYIVLDSRNVGYGILDNLRVPLLDTERGIEYEPLNVYNDDKLAATSKFPEAPRVIYTINATNEKNMEMANLLADNFMRGKFRLLIREELAEELMRNNNKIKFSHLKNNIQALLKYPFRQTEMFINEAMNLEQVNMEGGAFKLVTYGTARKDRYSSVSYGNQFATVLERELQRTAKTTNFRNFGSMRKPKAIV, encoded by the coding sequence ATGGGTTTTAGTGTAAGTAATGGTACTCATAGAAGTCAATATCACTCTAAAGTAAATTTATTCAAGTTAAGACGTAATCATAGAAAAACAGAATCTAAGTCTGTATCAGCTATGAAGAATATAGCGATATGGATAGCTTATTACAGAGAGAACCCGCATAGATTTGTGTTGGAATTTTTGAACATTAATCTGAAACCGTTTCAATGCGTACTTTTGTGGGCGATGATACAACATCATTACTTTGTATTTATTGCCTCGAGGGGCATCGGGAAGTCCTTTTTATCTGCGGTGTATTGCGTAACTAGATGTGTACTTTTTCCGGGTACAAAGATAGTTGTTACAGCCCCTACTAAGTCACAAGGTATCTTGATTCTTGAGAAGATTGAGAATGAGATTTTACCTAATGCTCCACTACTACAAAGAGAAATAGCTGAATTAAAGACTGGTAACCAAAAGCCAATTATCGTATTCCAAAATGGTAGTTGGATTAGAGTTGCAGCTTCAAATGACAATGCTCGTGGCTATCGTGCTAATTTACTTTTGGTCGATGAGTTTGTAAAAGTTGACCCTGATATTATTAACTCGGTATTTAAGAAGATGTTGACGTCTCAACGTGAACCATTGTTCTTAACTAAGCCGGAGTACAAAGACTATAAACGAGAAGAAAACATGCAGATGTACTTATCATCAGCATGGTATAAATCTCATTGGGGTTACACAACAACACTTAATTACACAAAACATATGCTAAAGAAAAAGAGTGAAGATGCATTAAGGTCATTTGTTTGTCATGTCCCCTATTATACAGGCGTGCAAGAAAAATTATATTCACATGAAAGTATGAAAGCAGAAGCACAAGCAGATGGTTTTACCAAGATGAAATTTGCTATGGAGATGGAAGCTCGTTGGTGGGGAGAATCAGAATCAGCCTTCTTTAATTTTAACAAGATTGATATTAACAGAAAAATTACTGAGGCTTTCTATCCAAGAGAGGTTACTGAGCACACAAACATAGTAAACCCTAAAAAAGAACCAAAAGAAAAAAGAATACTATCTGTCGACGTTGCTCGTATGGGTGGTAATTCAAATGACGCTTCTGTATTTAGCTTAATCAGGCTGGTACCTAAGAATAAACAATACGAACGGCAACTGGTCTATATGCAAGATATGGAAGGAGAAGACTTCCTAACTCAAGCAATAAGAATTAGGCAACTTTATGATGATTTTGATTGTGATTACATTGTGCTTGACTCTAGAAACGTTGGTTATGGTATTTTAGATAATTTGAGAGTGCCATTATTAGACACTGAACGTGGTATTGAATATGAGCCGCTAAATGTTTATAACGACGATAAATTGGCAGCAACATCAAAGTTTCCTGAAGCACCACGGGTAATCTACACAATTAATGCCACTAATGAGAAAAACATGGAGATGGCGAACTTATTAGCGGATAACTTTATGCGTGGTAAGTTTAGACTATTAATAAGAGAAGAATTAGCAGAGGAGCTAATGAGAAACAATAATAAAATAAAATTCTCTCATTTAAAGAATAATATTCAAGCATTATTGAAATATCCATTTAGACAAACAGAAATGTTCATTAATGAAGCTATGAATTTAGAACAAGTTAATATGGAAGGTGGAGCCTTCAAACTTGTTACATACGGAACGGCACGTAAGGATAGATACTCTTCTGTATCTTATGGGAACCAATTTGCTACCGTACTAGAACGTGAACTACAACGTACTGCAAAAACAACAAACTTTAGAAACTTTGGTTCGATGAGGAAACCAAAAGCAATAGTATAG
- a CDS encoding tyrosine-type recombinase/integrase, producing the protein MLRQRAQKLPEVTDEMWQKVNPLTRELIDEFLNSIDASKQTKKQYRSALKQFAYFVYESLNDKPLYKIKKRDGLRFMNYLRENRKMSSSGINLKKSAISSFCSWIEMYLTDDDEYVNEHGEPLFQTFRNFMKGLPPVVKNQTYQKVKITYEEYLKMMEALESDENYLGMAWLAVAFNAGARRAEIIQLKSEIVNYPFNKEGSYILSHNIRGKGRGEDGKMLQYMINDEALKYINLWLEKRGFEHEYIFALKRGDNARQMSVSWADYFCESVLSPILGRRINPHIFKASCITYLLEVKGVDIKTVSKHVAHHESVNTTQIYDLRDFDDERNNIFNK; encoded by the coding sequence ATGTTGCGTCAACGTGCTCAAAAGTTACCCGAAGTCACTGATGAAATGTGGCAAAAAGTAAATCCCCTGACCCGAGAATTAATTGATGAATTTTTAAATTCGATTGATGCTTCAAAACAAACTAAAAAACAGTATCGTTCAGCTTTAAAGCAATTTGCATATTTTGTTTACGAGAGTTTGAATGACAAACCATTATATAAGATTAAAAAACGAGATGGATTAAGATTTATGAATTACTTACGTGAGAATCGTAAGATGTCCTCCTCTGGAATTAATCTTAAAAAATCCGCTATATCTTCTTTTTGCTCATGGATTGAAATGTATTTAACAGATGATGACGAATATGTGAATGAACATGGAGAGCCCCTGTTTCAAACCTTTAGAAATTTTATGAAAGGTTTGCCACCAGTTGTAAAGAATCAAACATATCAAAAAGTAAAAATTACGTATGAAGAATATTTGAAAATGATGGAAGCTCTTGAAAGTGATGAAAACTATTTAGGTATGGCTTGGCTAGCTGTGGCTTTCAATGCGGGAGCAAGACGTGCTGAAATTATTCAACTTAAATCTGAGATTGTTAATTACCCTTTTAATAAAGAAGGCAGCTATATATTATCACACAACATAAGAGGAAAAGGTCGAGGAGAAGATGGGAAGATGCTTCAGTACATGATAAACGACGAAGCATTGAAATATATTAACCTTTGGCTTGAAAAGCGTGGTTTTGAGCATGAATATATCTTCGCTTTAAAACGTGGTGATAACGCTCGACAAATGAGCGTTAGTTGGGCTGATTATTTTTGTGAAAGTGTTTTGTCTCCAATATTAGGACGACGTATTAATCCGCACATTTTTAAGGCAAGTTGTATCACCTACCTTTTAGAAGTTAAAGGCGTTGATATTAAAACTGTATCAAAACATGTAGCACATCATGAATCAGTAAATACAACTCAAATTTATGACTTAAGGGACTTTGATGACGAACGCAACAATATTTTTAACAAATGA